The following proteins are co-located in the Spirosoma montaniterrae genome:
- a CDS encoding SMP-30/gluconolactonase/LRE family protein, giving the protein MKQLSISFAMLLTATICAALLPASRPKPLKLQQVWETDTTLRVPESVLYDGRNTLYVANIDGKPDALDGNGFISKVSLDGTVESLRWTIGLNAPKGMGLFKNKLYVTDVYRLVVINTENGQAEKTYDAVDPKNAFLNDVTVDKTGTVYVSDSRFDKIYRLKDDKWEVWLEGEQLEKPNGVLAVGKNRLMIGSTKTGALQTVDVETKKITKLADGMDRTDGIVPEGKGNFFVSDWNGQVFHVSADGQKQQLLDTRSQKLNAADIEYIANRKLLIVPTFNGNKLVAYRVR; this is encoded by the coding sequence ATGAAACAGCTTTCTATTTCCTTCGCAATGCTTCTGACAGCGACGATTTGTGCAGCTTTACTACCTGCGTCACGACCGAAACCGCTTAAACTTCAGCAGGTTTGGGAAACAGACACGACGCTGCGCGTGCCAGAATCGGTATTATACGATGGCCGGAACACCTTATACGTTGCCAACATCGATGGTAAGCCAGACGCGCTCGATGGCAACGGGTTTATTTCAAAAGTCTCGCTCGATGGTACTGTCGAAAGCCTGCGCTGGACAATTGGCCTCAATGCGCCCAAAGGCATGGGACTGTTTAAAAACAAACTTTACGTAACCGACGTATATCGGTTGGTGGTTATCAACACCGAAAACGGTCAGGCCGAAAAAACGTATGACGCCGTTGATCCGAAAAATGCGTTTTTGAACGACGTAACGGTTGATAAAACAGGCACAGTTTACGTGTCAGACAGCCGCTTCGACAAAATTTACCGACTGAAAGACGATAAGTGGGAAGTTTGGCTGGAAGGCGAACAACTCGAAAAACCCAACGGGGTGCTGGCGGTTGGCAAGAACCGGCTGATGATTGGCAGCACCAAAACCGGCGCATTGCAGACCGTTGACGTAGAAACCAAAAAAATTACTAAACTGGCCGACGGCATGGATCGCACCGACGGTATCGTTCCTGAAGGAAAAGGCAACTTTTTTGTGTCGGACTGGAATGGGCAGGTATTCCACGTCAGTGCCGACGGGCAAAAACAACAGTTGTTAGACACCCGCAGCCAAAAGCTCAACGCTGCTGATATTGAGTATATCGCCAACCGTAAACTGCTGATTGTACCAACCTTCAACGGGAATAAGTTGGTGGCGTATCGGGTTCGTTAA